In Ovis aries strain OAR_USU_Benz2616 breed Rambouillet chromosome 17, ARS-UI_Ramb_v3.0, whole genome shotgun sequence, the following proteins share a genomic window:
- the LOC101105533 gene encoding acyl-CoA dehydrogenase family member 10-like isoform X4 codes for MEYCPGLINKDPSPPGLEPSQRQAIYTAMKRVLCKIHSVDLKAAGLEDYGKHGQASSVTVKQTGKLTEFMCNLAWDFPVKKRFQIFKEMLATKPLMGSHHSWSRPQSLLRTPSMRSYVTSTDSSPALASKGALIFSPEGLSPRVRELYQQLKEFMERHVYPAEPELQRHQASAERWTPSPLVEDLKEKAKAEGLWNLFLPLETDPEKKYGTGLTNVEYAHLCEVMGTSLYAPEIFNCSAPDTGNMELLVRYGTEEQKARWLVPLLEGKARSCFAMTEPQVASSDATNIESSIREEDGFYIINGHKWWITGILDPRCQLCVFMGKTDPHAPRHQQQSMFLVPMDTPGIKIIRPLKVYGLEDAPGGHGEVLFEQVRVPKENIILGPGRGFEILLGRLGSGRIHHCMRLIGCSERALALMKARAKSRVAFGKPLIEQGTVLADIALSRVEIEQAWLLVLKAAHVMDVAGNKAAALDIAMIKMVAPSMASRVIDRAIQVSTDDGSLVLLNHLQDSKFLSFSCPTSCKLIAALCCTPPIHDCPFPPQNNPMRCPIPASTLNTWKQKHRKVVCPR; via the exons GGCAAGCAAGCTCGGTGACTGTGAAACAAACTGGAAAGCTGACTGAATTTATGTGTAACCtggcatgggattttccagtcaaaaaGAGGTTCCAGATTTTCAAGGAGATGCTGGCCACCAAACCGTTAATGGGGTCCCACCACTCATGGTCCAGGCCACAGTCCCTGCTGAGGACCCCAAGCATGAGAAGTTATGTCACCTCCACAGACTCTTCTCCAGCTCTTGCCTCAAAGGGAGCTCTGATCTTCTCTCCAGAAGGCCTTTCCCCCCGAGTCAGGGAGCTGTATCAGCAACTGAAGGAGTTTATGGAACGACATGTGTACCCCGCAGAGCCGGAGCTACAGCGTCACCAGGCCTCGGCCGAGAGGTGGACCCCCTCCCCACTGGTCGAAGATCTCAAG GAGAAAGCCAAGGCCGAAGGACTTTGGAACCTTTTCCTACCCCTGGAGACTGATCCCGAGAAGAAATATGGAACAGGGCTGACCAACGTGGAATACGCACATTTGTGTGAGGTCATGGGCACGTCTCTGTATGCTCCCGAG atCTTTAACTGTTCTGCTCCAGACACAGGGAACATGGAGCTTCTGGTTCGATATGGCACCGAGGAGCAGAAGGCCCGCTGGTTGGTTCCATTGCTGGAGGGAAAGGCTCGCTCCTGTTTCGCTATGACTGAGCCCCAG GTAGCCTCCTCAGATGCCACCAACATTGAGTCTTCCATCCGAGAGGAAGATGGCTTCTACATCATCAATGGTCACAAGTGGTGGATCACAG GCATCCTGGATCCTCGCTGCCAGCTCTGCGTGTTTATGGGAAAAACAGACCCACATGCCCCACGCCACCAGCAGCAGTCCATGTTCTTGGTTCCCATGGATACCCCAGGGATAAAAATCATCCGGCCTCTGAAGGTGTATGGGCTGGAGGATGCACCAG GTGGCCACGGTGAAGTCCTGTTCGAGCAGGTGCGCGTGCCCAAAGAGAACATCATCCTGGGCCCTGGCCGGGGCTTTGAGATCCTCCTAGGCCGACTAGGTTCTGGCAGGATCCATCACTGCATGCGGCTGATTGGCTGCTCAGAGAGGGCGCTGGCGCTCATGAAGGCCCGA GCGAAGTCCCGTGTGGCCTTCGGGAAGCCCCTGATAGAGCAGGGCACGGTCCTGGCAGACATTGCCCTATCCCGCGTGGAGATTGAGCAGGCCTGGCTGCTGGTGCTGAAAGCTGCCCACGTTATGGATGTGGCGGGAAATAAG GCTGCAGCTCTGGATATTGCCATGATTAAAATGGTAGCCCCATCCATGGCTTCCCGAGTGATTGATCGTGCTATTCAGGTGAGCACAGATGATGGATCGCTGGTTCTTCTGAATCATTTACAAGATTCAAAATTCCTCTCCTTCAGCTGCCCAACCTCCTGTAAACTAATAGCCGCCCTTTGCTGCACACCCCCCATACATGACTGTCCTTTTCCTCCTCAGAACAACCCTATGAGGTGTCCTATTCCTGCTTCCACTTTGAATACGTGGAAACAGAAGCACAGGAAAGTGGTTTGTCCAAGGTAA